In one Drosophila pseudoobscura strain MV-25-SWS-2005 chromosome X, UCI_Dpse_MV25, whole genome shotgun sequence genomic region, the following are encoded:
- the l(1)G0469 gene encoding uncharacterized protein l(1)G0469 isoform X1 yields MNRSNSFVSSLKWWPLQGHNSQATPAAPASSAPPTSNGGYSQSAPSSPISNWPPALQQQPKAGGGVVSATFGSSVAVQKLRESKWFKPEEQRIFCAVVECGFIVEVRSSAAAEAAAAAAAAAAAAAASDIDSLDMDCPPLGLGLAPGLMITRNGSSSISFLETQDENETPVASWYGIVLCKVAKDNKPKPDSIEIFSVKIRENGTYKLIKMSLADIWNHGWELRINNFADKEKMPHIEKDIRNQISLARKAKQSLWNNNKHFVYWCRYGSRQQDVRKRQMSECVKWGSVGMNAGMLLVLNNRQKCYSHSK; encoded by the exons ATGAACCGCTCCAACAGTTTTGTCAGCTCCCTGAAGTGGTGGCCCCTGCAGGGCCACAACAGCCAGGCGACACCAGCAGCGCCAGCTTCATCAGCGCCACCCACCAGCAACGGTGGCTACTCACAGTCGGCGCCCAGCTCCCCGATCTCTAACTGGCCACCggcgctgcagcagcagccgaaagCCGGTGGCGGTGTGGTGAGCGCCACCTTCGGCAGCAGCGTTGCCGTGCAAAAACTGCGCGAATCCAAGTGGTTCAAGCCCGAGGAGCAGCGCATCTTCTGCGCCGTCGTCGAGTGTGGCTTCATTGTGGAGGTGCGCAGCAGCGCGGCTGCAgaggcagcggctgcggcggccgccgccgcagcggcCGCAGCTGCCAGCGATATCGATTCTCTGGACATGGACTGTCCGCCCCTTGGCTTGGGCCTGGCCCCAGGCCTGATGATAACccgcaatggcagcagcagcatcagttTCCTGGAGACACAAGACGAAAACGAGACGCCAGTGGCGTCCTGGTACGGCATTGTCCTATGCAAAGTGGCCAAAG ATAATAAACCGAAGCCCGATTCCATTGAGATATTTTCTGTGAAAATACGTGAGAATGGTACCTACAAACTGATCAAGATGTCACTGGCCGATATCTGGAATCATGGATGGGAGTTGAGGATCAATAACTTTGCCGACAAGGAGAAGATGCCCCATATCGAGAAGGATATACGCAATCAG ATATCGCTGGCGCGCAAGGCCAAACAGAGTCTgtggaacaacaacaagcatTTTGTGTACTGGTGCCGGTACGGTAGCCGCCAGCAGGATGTCCGCAAGCGACAG ATGTCGGAGTGCGTGAAATGGGGCAGCGTTGGCATGAATGCGGGCATGTTGTTGGTGCTAAATAATAGACAGAAATGCTATTCCCACTCAAAGTAA
- the l(1)G0469 gene encoding uncharacterized protein l(1)G0469 isoform X2 produces the protein MNRSNSFVSSLKWWPLQGHNSQATPAAPASSAPPTSNGGYSQSAPSSPISNWPPALQQQPKAGGGVVSATFGSSVAVQKLRESKWFKPEEQRIFCAVVECGFIVEVRSSAAAEAAAAAAAAAAAAAASDIDSLDMDCPPLGLGLAPGLMITRNGSSSISFLETQDENETPVASWYGIVLCKVAKDNKPKPDSIEIFSVKIRENGTYKLIKMSLADIWNHGWELRINNFADKEKMPHIEKDIRNQFQVSLSQSNWDSPKYNATKKKSSRDFNIAGAQGQTESVEQQQAFCVLVPVR, from the exons ATGAACCGCTCCAACAGTTTTGTCAGCTCCCTGAAGTGGTGGCCCCTGCAGGGCCACAACAGCCAGGCGACACCAGCAGCGCCAGCTTCATCAGCGCCACCCACCAGCAACGGTGGCTACTCACAGTCGGCGCCCAGCTCCCCGATCTCTAACTGGCCACCggcgctgcagcagcagccgaaagCCGGTGGCGGTGTGGTGAGCGCCACCTTCGGCAGCAGCGTTGCCGTGCAAAAACTGCGCGAATCCAAGTGGTTCAAGCCCGAGGAGCAGCGCATCTTCTGCGCCGTCGTCGAGTGTGGCTTCATTGTGGAGGTGCGCAGCAGCGCGGCTGCAgaggcagcggctgcggcggccgccgccgcagcggcCGCAGCTGCCAGCGATATCGATTCTCTGGACATGGACTGTCCGCCCCTTGGCTTGGGCCTGGCCCCAGGCCTGATGATAACccgcaatggcagcagcagcatcagttTCCTGGAGACACAAGACGAAAACGAGACGCCAGTGGCGTCCTGGTACGGCATTGTCCTATGCAAAGTGGCCAAAG ATAATAAACCGAAGCCCGATTCCATTGAGATATTTTCTGTGAAAATACGTGAGAATGGTACCTACAAACTGATCAAGATGTCACTGGCCGATATCTGGAATCATGGATGGGAGTTGAGGATCAATAACTTTGCCGACAAGGAGAAGATGCCCCATATCGAGAAGGATATACGCAATCAG TTCCAAGTTTCACTTTCGCAATCGAATTGGGACTCCCCGAAGTACAATgctaccaaaaaaaagagctcGAGAGATTTCA ATATCGCTGGCGCGCAAGGCCAAACAGAGTCTgtggaacaacaacaagcatTTTGTGTACTGGTGCCGGTACGGTAG
- the LOC4814764 gene encoding protein-lysine N-methyltransferase EEF2KMT gives MTDRFSKMQQQFLCCYPVNKMSWSSVKLPMEWDEQKALIAATCGHPLNERYPVRTSYQEAFIKRLMQLLKDHEELHDDLFSSLCIQKDNNHGKDYAYKHYLLLQPDAHITLRESISFVNEGTTGLCTWEAALALADYLLQHSDVVKGKNIVELGAGTGLIGILLKLPALGLDAGQILLTDGSASCVQLMRENVTLNFPTAPKEAKPQCEQLRWDEVKDFPWHQYAKTDLLLAADVIYDDSQFDALIGALDHLYTSRGNCLEMLLASTVRNVDTLHKFMEQLTVHEYKVTPCANVSACASHFCRDHTAAVQIISIKR, from the exons ATGACTGACAGGTTCAgcaaaatgcagcagcaattCCTGTGCTGTTATCCAGTCAATAAAATGTCCTGGTCG TCGGTGAAACTACCAATGGAGTGGGATGAGCAAAAGGCACTCATTGCAGCCACCTGCGGCCATCCGCTCAATGAGCGCTATCCAGTGCGAACCAGCTACCAAGAGGCATTCATTAAGCGACTGATGCAGCTGCTTAAGGATCACGAAGAGCTTCACGACGACCTTTTCAGCAGTCTCTGTATACAGAAAGACAACAATCATGGCAAGGACTACGCCTACAAGCACTACCTACTACTGCAGCCAGACGCCCACATCACGCTGCGCGAGTCGATTAGCTTTGTGAACGAAGGTACCACCGGCCTCTGCACTTGGGAGGctgccctggctctggccgaCTATCTCCTACAGCACAGCGATGTGGTGAAGGGCAAGAATATCGTGGAGCTCGGCGCTGGCACTGGTCTGATAGGGATACTCCTCAAATTACCAGCCCTGGGCCTAGATGCTGGCCAAATCCTACTCACCGATGGTAGCGCCTCCTGTGTGCAGCTGATGCGTGAGAATGTGACATTGAACTTCCCAACGGCGCCCAAGGAAGCCAAACCCCAGTGTGAGCAGTTGCGCTGGGACGAGGTAAAAGATTTCCCCTGGCACCAGTATGCCAAAACGGACCTCCTACTCGCAGCGGATGTCATCTACGACGACTCCCAGTTCGATGCCCTTATCGGCGCCCTCGATCATCTGTATACGAGTCGAGGCAATTGCCTGGAAATGCTGCTCGCCAGCACAGTGCGCAATGTGGACACGCTGCACAAGTTCATGGAGCAGCTGA CCGTTCACGAGTACAAGGTGACACCCTGTGCGAATGTCTCGGCCTGCGCGAGTCATTTTTGTCGCGATCACACCGCTGCCGTACAGATTATCTCCATTAAACGTTAG